A stretch of DNA from Acidovorax carolinensis:
TGACGATCCTCAATCTCGGGTGGGCGCACATGGATGCTCAGCAGGTCGGTGATTTGCCCACGCCGATCCTCGCCTTTGGAGCGCGGCCAGCGCTTGGCGCGGGCCATGCGCAAGCAGGCCACCAGCTCCTTCTTGAGCTCTCCGCGGGGCTGGGCGTAGATGCAGGTGTAGATGCTCTCGTGGGACACTTGTTTGCGCTTGTTGTCAGGGTGCAGTTTCTTCAACTGCCCAGCGATTTGCTGGGGAGACCAGTGCCGGAGCAGATAGTCGCGAACGATCTTGAACAAAGGTCCATCGCGGTGCAGTTTGGGCTGGGGACGGGCAAAGCATCTGCGCCTGTCGCTGCGTTGCTGGGCGAACTTGGAGGTGTAGGCCTTGGCGCCCGCATTGCGTTGGCATTCCCGGCTGATGGTGCTCTTGCAGCGCCCCAAGGCCCGCGCTATGGCGCTGAGGCTTTGCTTTTGCTGAAGCCCCAAGGCGATCGCATGGCGTTCGCTCTCGCTCAACTGCTGGTAATTCTTCTTTGTCATCTTGACCTCAATTCTCGGTGTTGCACTTCGGAATTGAGGCCGCCAAGCGTTAGCGGTAATTTTGATTCAATTTTCATGTTTGTGGCATGCGCCGCAGCAGGCCCGCCGTGCTGCGCGGCCAGCCCACCGGGCCAAACCAGGCACCACCCGCAATCGCCCAGGCGTTGACCAGGCCGTATGACACCAGCGCCACACCTTGGGCGGCAAACACCGCTGCCAAACCGCCGCCCCAGCGCAGCGCCAGCCAGCCGCCGGTGACTGCCACCGCCAGGCGCACGATGTTGCCGATCACCGGCCAGAGCAGGCGTCCTGCCCCTTGGGAGGCAAAGTACAGCACCAAGCCGAGGCCGAAAAAGCCGTACACGGGGCCGACGGTGCGCAGATACAGCGCACCCGCTTCCAGCATGGCGGGGTCGCTGTTGAACAGGGACAGCCATGCGTTGGGAAAGGCTGCCGCCCACAGGCCAATCGCCTCGGCCATCAAAAACGCCATGGCCGCGCCGATCCAGGTGGCGCGCAAGGCACGCTCGCGCTGGCCCGCGCCAATACAGGTGCCCACCATGGCCACCAGCGGTGCGCCCAGGCCGAAAACCAGCGGCACCAACAGATACTCCAGCCGCGACGCCGTGCCGTAGCCCGCGATGGCCGCCGTACCAAAACCGCCCACCAGCGCGGTGGTCACGCCAATCGAGAGATTGGTGGCGACCGTAGAGACCGTGCCCACCAGCCCGACCCGCAAGATGTCTTTGAACAACATCCAGCGAAACCGGATGTGGGTAAACGACGGCTGCAGCAGGCTGCGCGGCGACCACAGATACGCCGCCAGCACCAGGCTGCCGACTAGGTAGTACGCCATCAGCGCAATTGCCCCGCCCGCAATGCCCAGGCCGGGCACCGGCCCCCAGCCAAAGATGAGCAGCGGCGACAGCGGCACCAGCACCAGCGCGCCCAGCACCGTGACGTAGGCCGGCACGGCCATGTTGCCCGTGCCCCGGATCACGGCCGACAGTGTGTTGAACAGCCACACCAGAAACGCACCCGCAAACACCCAGTTGGAATAAACCAGCGCCGCGGACAGCGCGCCGCCGGTGCCGCCCATGCGGGTGTAAAGCCAGCGCCCTCCTCCCACCACGCCCGCGGTAAAGACGAGCGAGAACACCGCTGCGATGGCCAGCGCATGCAGCACCAGCGCATCGGCATCGTCCCGGCGCCGGGCGCCTAAAGCACGGGCAATGGCCGAAGCAATGCCGCCCCCCATGGCGCCGGCGGAAGTCATTTGCATCAGCATGACCACCGGGAACACCAGCGCCATGCCCGCCAGCGCATCGGTGCCCAACTGGCCGACAAAGTAGGTCTCGATGAGTCCGACGCCCGCCTGCGCCAGCATCACCAGCACATTGGGCGCCGCCAGCCGCAGCAGCGTGGGCGCGATGGGCGTCTCCAGCAGCATGCGGGTGCGGGGGTTGAGGCCGTCAGCCATGGGCCGCTCCTGCGCGGGCTACAGGCTTGCACTGCAACCCATGTCCGGGGCACAGGGTTGGCGGGGCGTCATTCGTCATGGCCAGCCTCCTGTGCTGGCAGCGCCGCCAGCAGGGCCAGCGAATCGTCCACCAGGGCATGCAGCGCCATCACGCGCTCAACGCCCAGCGTTTCGTTCAGCCCCAGTTGCGCGGCCTTCCAGTGGCGCTGCGCTTGCGCACGTTTGTCGCGGCCCGCGTCGGTGATGTGCACGAGGCGGCTGCGGGCATCGGCGCCCGCCTCCAGCGTCACCCAGCCCGCATCGACCAGGGGGCGCAGGTTGCGGGTGAGCGTGGAGGCATCCATCTTCATGGCCACCGCCAGGTCGCCTGGTCGGATCGGCCCCAGCTTGAGCACATGCGACAGCAATGAATACTGCGTGGTCTTGAGCCCGCACTGCGCCATTTCGGCGTCGTAATGGGTCGCCACGCGGCGCATCAGCTGGCGCAACTTGAAGTTGGTGCAGCCTTGCGGCCGCGCCTGAGGAACGGGCGGTTCCTCAGTGTCCATGGTGGAGGTGTTGGCTTGCATGGAGTTAATTGTATCTGCAACAATTGCACATGCAACTCATACGTTTCAACCACACCACCAACCCGGAAACCCCATGACGCAACACAACCACCTTGAACACTGGCTTGCGCAGGAGCGCGACATCCTTGCGCGGCTGGATGCTGGCCCCGGCCCGGGCGTAGCCCAGCGTGATCAGATCGCCCACCTGAACGGCCTGCAGCAAATGCAAGCCATGCTGCGCGGCGAGCTGCCTTATGCCGCCATCGCCAGAACGCTGGATTTTTTGATCGTGGAAGTGGATGAAGGACGGGCCACGTTCCAGGGCACGCCCCGCCTCGAACACTTGAACCCCATGGGCACCGTGCATGGTGGCTGGTTTGCCACCCTGCTCGACTCGGCCCTGGGCTGCGCCGTGCATACGCGCATGGAGCCGGGTCGCGGCTACACCACGGCCGAGCTGGGCATCACCCTGGTCAAGGCCATCACGCCGAAGGTGCAGCGCGTGCGCGCCGAGGGCCGCGTGATCCACAGCGGGCGTCAGCTGGCCACGGCCGAGGCGCGCCTGGTGGGGCCCGACGGCACGCTGTATGCCCACGCCACCACCACCTGCCTGGTTTTCGACTTGCCGGCACAATCGACGACATGAAATTCCTCCACACGATGCTGCGCGTTGGCAACCTTCAACGCTCGATTGATTTCTACACCCAGGTGCTGGGCATGCAACTGCTGCGCCAGTCCGAAAACCCCGAGTACAAATACTCGCTGGCGTTTCTGGGGTTTGATGGCGGCAACCCCGGCCAGGCCGAGATCGAGCTGACCTACAACTGGGGCACCGAGAGCTACGACCACGGCAATGCTTACGGCCACATTGCGCTGGGCGTGCCCGATGCCTACGCGGCGTGCGAAAAAATCAAGGCCGCTGGCGGCAACGTGACGCGCGAAGCAGGCCCCGTCAAAGGCGGCACCACGGTGATCGCGTTTGTGACGGACCCCGATGGCTACAAGATTGAATTGATCCAGCGCGCCGAGGGGACTGGCGGCGCGGGTCTGCGCTAATCAATCACTATGAAATAGATAGCTGCCAGCGCTTTATGGGTAAACGCTGGCAGCATATTCAATCAAAAAAAACCCGGCAATGCCGGGTTTTTTTATCAAGGAAGACCCGCGATCACTGGGCGCTCAAAGCCACTTCCACGCGGCGGGCTTCGGCGTTGCTGCCGCTGGCGGTGGTTTCTTCGGGCTTCTTGAGCTCGATCTTGTCTTCGGCCACGCCCAGCGCCTTGAGGGCATCGCGCACGGCAAAGGCGCGCTGCTTGGCCAGTTCGGCGTTCAGTGCGGCATCGCCGGTGGCGTCATGGAAGCCAGAGATCACGGCGTTCTTGCCTTCGGCCACGCCCTTGACCACATCGGCCAGGGCTTCGTTGGCGCCCGCTGCCAGGTCGGCCTTGGCGCTGGCAAAGTAGAACTTCACCACGCCGTTTTCCACGCGCAC
This window harbors:
- a CDS encoding IS30 family transposase, translated to MTKKNYQQLSESERHAIALGLQQKQSLSAIARALGRCKSTISRECQRNAGAKAYTSKFAQQRSDRRRCFARPQPKLHRDGPLFKIVRDYLLRHWSPQQIAGQLKKLHPDNKRKQVSHESIYTCIYAQPRGELKKELVACLRMARAKRWPRSKGEDRRGQITDLLSIHVRPPEIEDRQLPGHWEGDLIKGKGNASAIGTLVERTTRLVVLVKLPHPNPATAAHVLQAFSDKLNGIASPMRQSLTYDRGSEMAEHAKLTENTGMKVYFCDPYSPWQRGSNENTNGLLRQYFPKGTDLSGYSQEYLDAVADELNGRPRMTLGWSKPIEVYAEHLARLTQQPDSVH
- a CDS encoding MATE family efflux transporter, with the translated sequence MADGLNPRTRMLLETPIAPTLLRLAAPNVLVMLAQAGVGLIETYFVGQLGTDALAGMALVFPVVMLMQMTSAGAMGGGIASAIARALGARRRDDADALVLHALAIAAVFSLVFTAGVVGGGRWLYTRMGGTGGALSAALVYSNWVFAGAFLVWLFNTLSAVIRGTGNMAVPAYVTVLGALVLVPLSPLLIFGWGPVPGLGIAGGAIALMAYYLVGSLVLAAYLWSPRSLLQPSFTHIRFRWMLFKDILRVGLVGTVSTVATNLSIGVTTALVGGFGTAAIAGYGTASRLEYLLVPLVFGLGAPLVAMVGTCIGAGQRERALRATWIGAAMAFLMAEAIGLWAAAFPNAWLSLFNSDPAMLEAGALYLRTVGPVYGFFGLGLVLYFASQGAGRLLWPVIGNIVRLAVAVTGGWLALRWGGGLAAVFAAQGVALVSYGLVNAWAIAGGAWFGPVGWPRSTAGLLRRMPQT
- a CDS encoding MarR family winged helix-turn-helix transcriptional regulator, which translates into the protein MQANTSTMDTEEPPVPQARPQGCTNFKLRQLMRRVATHYDAEMAQCGLKTTQYSLLSHVLKLGPIRPGDLAVAMKMDASTLTRNLRPLVDAGWVTLEAGADARSRLVHITDAGRDKRAQAQRHWKAAQLGLNETLGVERVMALHALVDDSLALLAALPAQEAGHDE
- a CDS encoding PaaI family thioesterase — its product is MTQHNHLEHWLAQERDILARLDAGPGPGVAQRDQIAHLNGLQQMQAMLRGELPYAAIARTLDFLIVEVDEGRATFQGTPRLEHLNPMGTVHGGWFATLLDSALGCAVHTRMEPGRGYTTAELGITLVKAITPKVQRVRAEGRVIHSGRQLATAEARLVGPDGTLYAHATTTCLVFDLPAQSTT
- the gloA gene encoding lactoylglutathione lyase; amino-acid sequence: MKFLHTMLRVGNLQRSIDFYTQVLGMQLLRQSENPEYKYSLAFLGFDGGNPGQAEIELTYNWGTESYDHGNAYGHIALGVPDAYAACEKIKAAGGNVTREAGPVKGGTTVIAFVTDPDGYKIELIQRAEGTGGAGLR
- a CDS encoding OmpA family protein yields the protein MSFNSSDDDSQQRFALGFLIALIALLISVVVGTVVVKQVRGSAAPKTAATAVASSAPAAPAADAVATDGASVRVENGVVKFYFASAKADLAAGANEALADVVKGVAEGKNAVISGFHDATGDAALNAELAKQRAFAVRDALKALGVAEDKIELKKPEETTASGSNAEARRVEVALSAQ